In Pyrus communis chromosome 1, drPyrComm1.1, whole genome shotgun sequence, the following are encoded in one genomic region:
- the LOC137733101 gene encoding coatomer subunit beta'-3-like produces MPLRLDIKRKFVQRTERVKSLDLHPSEPWILASLYSGTVYIFNYQSQSMAKSFEVTDLPVRSAKFVVRKQWVVAGADDMFIRVYNYNTMDKVKVFEAHSDYIRCVAVHPTLPYVLSSSDDMLIKLWDWEKGWMCTQIFEGHSHYVMQVTFNPKDTNTFASASLDHTVKIWNLVSPDPNFTLDAHSKGVNCVDYFTGGDKPYLITGSDDHTAKVWDYQTKSCVQTLDGHTHNVSAVCFHPELPVIITGSEDGTVRIWHSTTYRLENTLNYGLERVWAFGYMKGSRRIVIGYDEGAIMVKIGREVPVASMDSGGKIIWAKHNEIQTVNIKSVGADFEATDGERLPLAVKELGTCDLYPQSLKHNPNGRFVVVCGDGEYIIYTALAWRNRSFGSALEFVWSSDGECAVRETTSRIKVYSKTFQEKKNVRPTFSVEHIYGGVLLAMRSNDFICFYDWAECRLIRRIDVNVKNVYWADSGDLVAITSDSSFYILKYDRDVVSSYFDNGRPVDELGVEDAFELLYEINERVRTGLWVGDCFVYNNTSWRLNYCVGGEVTTMFHLDRPMYLLGYLANQSRLFLIDKEFNVIGYTLLLSLIEYKTLVIRGDLEHAKQIFPTIPPEQHNSVARFLESRGMLEDALEVATDADYKFDLAIQLGRLEIAKEIATGAQSESKWKRLGELAMSTGKLDLAEDCLSNGMDLSGLLLLYSSLGDAQGISKLASLAKEQGKNNVAFLCLFILGKLEECIQLLLESERIPEAALMARSYLPSKVSEIISIWRNDLNKVNKKAAESLADPQEYPNLFEDWQVSLALESKDAENRGIYPPAEQYPVYAEKPTTNLVERFRSMQIDEEATIENGDLDHEDVQANGEDQGEGEAVEEDADSMNGVVFVNGNQDEELDKNDETTSSP; encoded by the exons ATG CCTCTCAGGCTCGATATCAAG CGGAAATTTGTGCAAAGAACCGAGAGAGTTAAGTCTTTGGATCTACATCCATCTGAGCCATG GATCCTTGCGAGTCTGTATTCCGGAACTGTGTACATCTTCAATTACCAGTCACAG AGCATGGCAAAGTCTTTTGAAGTCACTGATTTGCCAG TTCGGTCAGCAAAGTTTGTAGTGCGTAAGCAGTGGGTAGTGGCTGGAGCTGATGACATGTTTATTCGTGTATACAATTATAATACAATGGATAAAGTTAAAGTCTTTGAAGCACACTCAGACTACATTAGATGTGTGGCTGTCCATCCAACACTTCCATATGTTTTGTCATCATCCGATGACATGCTTATCAAACTGTGGGATTGGGAAAAAGGTTGGATGTGTACTCAGATATTTGAAGGACATTCTCACTATGTGATGCAAGTGACCTTTAACCCTAAAGACACCAACACTTTTGCAAGTGCTTCCTTGGATCATACTGTAAAG ATCTGGAATCTTGTCTCCCCTGACCCAAATTTTACATTGGATGCTCACTCGAAAGGGGTAAATTGTGTTGATTACTTCACTGGCGGTGATAAACCATACTTAATCACAGGTTCAGATGATCATACAGCAAAG GTGTGGGACTATCAGACAAAAAGCTGTGTTCAGACACTTGATGGACATACTCACAATGTATCTGCAGTTTGCTTTCATCCAGAACTTCCAGTTATAATTACTGGTTCAGAGGATGGAACTGTTAGAATATGGCACTCGACCACTTATCG GCTTGAAAACACATTGAATTATGGACTTGAACGTGTTTGGGCTTTTGGGTACATGAAAGGTTCACGCCG GATTGTAATTGGTTATGATGAAGGAGCCATAATGGTTAAAATTGGTCGAGAAGTACCAGTTGCTAGCATGGATAGTGGTGGAAAAATTATTTGGGCAAAGCATAATGAGATTCAAACTGTGAATATCAAAAGCGTTGGAGCAGATTTTGAG GCTACAGATGGAGAAAGATTGCCTTTGGCCGTGAAGGAGTTGGGAACCTGTGACCTTTATCCTCAA AGTTTGAAGCACAACCCCAATGGAAGGTTTGTTGTTGTCTGTGGAGATGGCGAGTACATAATATACACAGCTTTAGCATGGAGAAATAGATCCTTTGGTTCAGCATTGGAATTTGTTTGGTCATCTGATGGAGAATGTGCTGTTAGGGAAACTACATCAAGGATAAAAGTTTATAGCAAAACTTTCCAG GAGAAGAAGAATGTTCGACCAACATTTTCTGTAGAACATATTTATGGAGGGGTCTTACTGGCAATGCGCTCAAATGACTTCATATGCTTCTATGACTGGGCGGAATGCAGATTGATTAGACGTATTGATGTCAATGTTAAG AATGTTTATTGGGCTGATAGTGGCGATTTGGTGGCAATCACGAGTGATTCATCATTCTACATTCTAAAATACGAT AGGGATGTAGTCTCATCCTATTTTGACAATGGAAGGCCAGTTGATGAACTAGGTGTAGAGGATGCTTTTGAACTCCTCTATGAAATAAATGAGCGTGTCAGAACTGGATTATGGGTCGGGGACTGTTTCGTTTACAATAACACTTCTTGGCGACTTAACTATTGTGTTGGTGGCGAG GTGACCACAATGTTTCACCTGGACCGGCCCATGTACTTGCTGGGATATCTTGCCAATCAAAGTCGTCTCTTTCTAATTGATAAAGAGTTTAA TGTCATTGGATACACCTTGCTTCTCAGCTTGATCGAGTACAAAACACTTGTTATACGTGGAGATTTAGAGCATGCAAAGCAAATCTTTCCAACAATTCCTCCAGAGCAACATAATAG TGTGGCTCGATTTTTGGAATCTCGAGGTATGTTGGAGGATGCACTGGAAGTGGCTACAGACGCTGACTACAAATTTGATCTTGCTATACAGCTGGGTAGACTTGAGATTGCAAAG GAAATTGCTACAGGAGCCCAAAGTGAATCCAAATGGAAGCGGCTGGGAGAATTAGCCATGTCCACTGGGAAG CTTGATTTGGCTGAAGATTGTCtatcaaatggaatggaccTTTCTGGCTTGTTGCTTCTCTATTCTTCTCTTGGAGATGCCCAAGGAATATCAAAACTTGCATCCCTTGCCAAAGAGCAAGGAAAGAATAATGTTGCATtcctttgtttatttattctgGGTAAATTGGAAGAATGCATACAGCTGTTGTTGGAAAG TGAAAGGATACCTGAAGCAGCTTTAATGGCACGATCTTACCTACCAAGCAAGGTCTCAGAGATAATTTCAATTTGGAGAAATGACCTGAACAAG GTCAATAAAAAAGCTGCTGAATCATTGGCCGATCCGCAAGAGTATCCTAATTTGTTCGAGGACTGGCAGGTTTCTCTTGCCCTTGAGTCTAAAGACGCAGAAAATAG AGGCATTTATCCTCCT
- the LOC137731073 gene encoding probable sulfate transporter 3.5 → MNSTAKTSGSVSFAAPRSFGTAFKSDLKETFFPDDPFKAFANEKPLGKVRKGFQYFVPILGWLPKYSLKTFQYDVLAALTITSLAIPQGISYAKLCQIPPIIGLYSSFVPPLIYAIFGDSKYLAVGTVAACSLLIAEIIGEVADPKADPTLYLRLVFTATFITGIIQTALGILRLGILVDFLSHSTITGFMGGTAIIICLQQLKGFLGLKNFTTKTDVVNVLKSVFQHRNEWRWESVVLGITFLLLLQFTRWLRNRKPKLFWVSAMTPLVVVVVGCLIAYFAHAKDHGIPIVGDLKKGINPSSIQYLTFDKKYFPAVVKAAAITGLIALAEGIAIGRSFAIMRNEQVDGNKEMIAFGFMNIIGSFTSCYLTTGPFSKTAVNYNAGARSQMTNAVMALFMMFVLLFLAPLFSYTPLVALSAIIMSAMLGLIKYNEVYELFKVDKFDFVICMAAVLGVAFISMDIGLGISIVLGLVRALLYVARPGTCKLGKIPDSVIYRDIEQYPEAARNSGVLVLQIGSPVYFANGNYIRERILRWVWDEQEQLDASGGQLEHVLLELSGVITIDMTGIETLAEVHKTLAARGIKLGIINPRIKVMEKIQTSHFVDKIGKENIYLSIEDAIVNCKFSIRKSSEAEGSS, encoded by the exons ATGAATTCCACGGCGAAAACAAGCGGCTCAGTCAGCTTCGCAGCTCCGCGAAGCTTCGGCACCGCCTTCAAATCCGACCTCAAGGAGACCTTTTTCCCCGACGACCCTTTCAAGGCATTCGCAAATGAGAAACCACTTGGGAAGGTCAGGAAGGGTTTCCAATATTTCGTTCCCATCTTGGGATGGCTTCCGAAATACAGTCTGAAGACGTTTCAATACGACGTCCTTGCCGCACTCACCATCACCAGTCTCGCCATTCCTCAAGGAATTAGCTACGCCAAACTCTGCCAGATTCCTCCCATTATCGGCCTCT ATTCAAGCTTTGTTCCTCCTCTTATTTATGCAATTTTTGGAGACTCCAAGTACCTCGCTGTGGGAACAGTGGCAGCATGCTCGTTGCTTATTGCCGAAATCATTGGAGAAGTAGCTGATCCAAAGGCAGACCCTACATTGTACCTGCGCTTAGTTTTTACGGCCACCTTTATCACCGGCATTATTCAGACCGCTTTGGGTATTCTAAG GCTGGGGATTCTGGTGGATTTCCTATCACATTCCACCATCACTGGCTTCATGGGAGGGACTGCAATTATAATTTGCTTGCAACAGTTGAAGGGCTTTTTAGGGTTGAAGAATTTCACGACCAAAACCGACGTTGTAAACGTTTTGAAATCAGTATTCCAGCATAGAAACGAG TGGAGGTGGGAGAGTGTAGTTCTGGGTATTACCTTCCTCCTTTTACTACAGTTCACCAGGTGGCTG AGAAACAGAAAACCAAAGCTATTCTGGGTGTCGGCTATGACTCCACTTGTCGTGGTGGTTGTTGGGTGCCTTATTGCTTATTTTGCCCATGCAAAAGACCACGGAATACCAATT GTGGGAGACTTGAAGAAAGGGATCAATCCTTCTTCCATTCAATATTTGacctttgacaaaaaatattttccagCTGTTGTGAAGGCTGCGGCTATTACTGGCCTTATTGCTTTGGCT GAGGGAATAGCAATTGGAAGGAGCTTTGCCATAATGAGGAACGAACAAGTTGATGGGAATAAGGAAATGATAGCTTTTGGCTTCATGAACATTATTGGATCTTTCACCTCATGTTACTTGACTACTG gaCCATTTTCAAAGACTGCGGTGAATTACAATGCGGGAGCAAGATCACAAATGACAAACGCAGTGATGGCACTTTTTATGATGTTCGTTCTTCTGTTCTTGGCTCCTCTCTTTAGTTACACCCCTCTTGTTGCTTTATCTGCAATTATTATGTCCGCCATGCTTGGACTCATCAAATACAATGAAGTCTATGAACTCTTCAAGGTTGACAAGTTTGACTTCGTCATCTGCATGGCTGCCGTTTTAGGTGTTGCCTTCATTAGCATGGACATCGGTCTCGGTATCTCA ATCGTACTTGGTCTTGTGAGAGCTCTCCTTTATGTGGCTAGGCCTGGCACTTGTAAGCTTGGAAAAATACCAGACTCGGTTATTTACCGTGACATAGAGCAGTATCCAGAAGCTGCGAGGAATTCAGGAGTCCTGGTACTACAAATTGGCTCCCCAGTCTACTTTGCAAATGGCAACTATATAAGGGAAAG GATTTTGAGATGGGTTTGGGATGAGCAAGAACAATTAGATGCTAGCGGAGGCCAGCTTGAGCATGTCTTGCTCGAATTGTCAG GAGTTATAACCATCGATATGACTGGCATTGAAACGTTGGCGGAAGTACACAAAACCTTAGCTGCAAGAGGGATTAAG CTGGGAATAATAAACCCGAGGATTAAGGTGATGGAGAAAATACAAACGTCACATTTCGTAGACAAGATCGGAAAAGAAAATATCTACTTATCGATCGAGGATGCAATCGTAAATTGCAAGTTTTCGATTCGCAAGTCCAGTGAAGCCGAAGGTTCATCATAA